In Rhopalosiphum padi isolate XX-2018 chromosome 3, ASM2088224v1, whole genome shotgun sequence, the genomic stretch ACCTTTCAGAAATGTTGAAAGACCCCCGGAATGCAAATTATGCTTCCACATTTCAAATTCCTGCAACTGCATTTTTCAACCAAGAATTGATTGTAAATGGAGTAAGTGTTGGaattatttttgcaaatatttCTGCAATTGAAAGGTATCGTGAACAGTTGGCTACAGTAGAGATGGTTGGAATAGACGGTACATATAAGACGCGTCCTCAAGTGTCAGGAGACTTGCGATATTTCTTGACATTTCAAATACTCTACAAAAGTGTAGTAAGCAATTTCTTCAGTGATATTCGTTATTACTGTTGTAAGCAATATAAtggtctaaatatttttttcttttacaatttaGGCATTTCCAATGGTCTATGTCCTTTTGGGAAGTGAGACAGAAGATATATACTCTGCGTTATTCGCCGTGATACGCAATATTCTACCATTAAATTATGATAGAATACTGTTTGTTACTGATTATGAGCGTGACTTgacaaatcgattttttttttattcccctagaaacattagttatataattcaaGTTAGATATTTTGAAGCGAATTTTTATTTCCcttcaacttcgagttatcCCGATTcgactgtatataataaataaataaataaaccggaCTTGAATATGATACtttaatatgatacaaaacttttatttttagttttctatcACGGTAGTCAGAATGCCACGGATAATtactaagtattaaatattactataactattaagtattaatcaaatttttttatttagacctCTCTGCAATTTACCCGCAATTCAACTGCTGTTTACCCGCTATTTACCTACGACTCAACTGCAATTTACCagccagtaaaaaaaaaaaaaaaacggttttttttaagaccaactcaattatatttataatttttatttttttgtatttaatattagtttttatcaaGTTTTTTTTCAGCAATGATTTTTTAGAATGGCACTGATGGATCACACCTACGTCATCCCCGCAAATCAAGAAGAAGTTGGTGTCCCAAACATCCACCTTCTGGATCACACCTACGTCCAACAATTGCCTGTGGTTCAGATTCAAGCACAACAAGAAGAAAATGGAGAAGAAGCACAAGCACAAGACAAAGAAGTGGAAGAAGCACCAGCGCAAGATGAAGAGGAAGAAGAAGCACCAGCACAAAATGAATATGAAGAAGAAGCTGCACCAAGGGACATATAGGATAATTCCCGGCATTCGACTCAACTCGAAATTTTATGTGGACAATtttggatataaatattatcaaaaaaaagtaCTCATCAATCGAATAACTTTGATATGTGAGCTAGAAAAAAAAGTCAACCGTCGTATATGTCATGGTACAGCATCCATCAGTAGAAATGAGATGGACAACCACATCTTGATTGTAAACCCACACAATCATGAGCCCGGAGACATTGATTTAAATGTACCATTCCTGAGGAATGCTCTCGGTGAGAGAGCTGTTGATCGGACTATCACAACTCAATCAATTCGACGTCTATATAATAGCGAAATAATTAGGTAAGTTAGTTGACTTaattataggggtaaaatacaaatatatacattttgctaattatatgataattttttttatacttttggcAGGCATCCCGAAGCTGCCATTCGCTATACATTCCTCCAATCACAATCAAGGGCAAAAGGGACGAGACAGTCAAGGCGCCCACGGTTACCTCAGGACATGCACGACCTTTCAGAAATGTTGAAAGACCCCCGGAATGCAAATTATGCTTCCACATTTCAAATTCCTGCAACTGCATTTTTCAACCAAGAATTGATTGTAAATGGAGTAAGTGTTGGaattatttttgcaaatatttCTGCAATTGAAAGGTATCGTGAACAGTTGGCTACAGTAGAGATGGTTGGAATAGACGGTACATATAAGACGCGTCCTCAAGTGTCAGGAGACTTGCGATATTTCTTGACATTTCAAATACTCTACAAAAGTGTAGTAAGCAATTTCTTCAGTGATATTCGTTATTACTGTTGTAAGCAATATAAtggtctaaatatttttttcttttacaatttaGGCATTTCCAATGGTCTATGTCCTTTTGGGAAGTGAGACAGAAGATATATACTCTGCGTTATTCGCCGTGATACGCAATATTCTACCATTAAATTATGATAGAATACTGTTTGTTACTGATTATGAGCGTGACTTGAcaactcgattttttttttattcccctagaaacattagttatataattcaaGTTAGATATTTTGAAGCGAATTTTTATTTCCcttcaacttcgagttatcCCGATTcgactgtatataataaataaataaataaaccggaCTTGAATATGATACtttaatatgatacaaaacttttatttttagttttctatcACGGTAGTCAGAATGCCACGGATAATtactaagtattaaatattactataactattaagtattaatcaaatttttttatttagacctCTCTGCAATTTACCCGCAATTCAACTGCTGTTTACCCGCTATTTACCTACGACTCAACTGCAATTTACCagccagtaaaaaaaaaaaaaaaacggttttttttaagaccaactcaattatatttataatttttatttttttgtatttaatattagtttttatcaaGTTTTTTTTCAGCAATGATTTTTTAGAATGGCACTGATGGATCACACCTACGTCATCCCCGCAAATCAAGAAGAAGTTGGTGTCCCAAACATCCACCTTCTGGATCACACCTACGTCCAACAATTGCCTGTGGTTCAGATTCAAGCACAACAAGAAGAAAATGGAGAAGAAGCACAAGCACAAGACAAAGAAGTGGAAGAAGCACCAGCGCAAGATGAAGAGGAAGAAGAAGCACCAGCACAAAATGAATATGAAGAAGAAGCTGCACCAAGGGACATATAGGATAATTCCCGGCATTCGACTCAACTCGAAATTTTATGTGGACAATtttggatataaatattatcaaaaaaaagtaCTCATCAATCGAATAACTTTGATATGTGAGCTAGAAAAAAAAGTCAACCGTCGTATATGTCATGGTACAGCATCCATCAGTAGAAATGAGATGGACAACCACATCTTGATTGTAAACCCACACAATCATGAGCCCGGAGACATTGATTTAAATGTACCATTCCTGAGGAATGCTCTCGGTGAGAGAGCTGTTGATCGGACTATCACAACTCAATCAATTCGACGTCTATATAATAGCGAAATAATTAGGTAAGTTAGTTGACTTaattataggggtaaaatacaaatatatacattttgctaattatatgataattttttttatacttttggcAGGCATCCCGAAGCTGCCATTCGCTATACATTCCTCCAATCACAATCAAGGGCAAAAGGGACGAGACAGTCAAGGCGCCCACGGTTACCTCAGGACATGCACGACCTTTCAGAAATGTTGAAAGACCCCCGGAATGCAAATTATGCTTCCACATTTCAAATTCCTGCAACTGCATTTTTCAACCAAGAATTGATTGTAAATGGAGTAAGTGTTGGaattatttttgcaaatatttCTGCAATTGAAAGGTATCGTGAACAGTTGGCTACAGTAGAGATGGTTGGAATAGACGGTACATATAAGACGCGTCCTCAAGTGTCAGGAGACTTGCGATATTTCTTGACATTTCAAATACTCTACAAAAGTGTAGTAAGCAATTTCTTCAGTGATATTCGTTATTACTGTTGTAAGCAATATAAtggtctaaatatttttttcttttacaatttaGGCATTTCCAATGGTCTATGTCCTTTTGGGAAGTGAGACAGAAGATATATACTCTGCGTTATTCGCCGTGATACGCAATATTCTACCATTAAATTATGATAGAATACTGTTTGTTACTGATTATGAGCGTGACTTGAcaactcgattttttttttattcccctagaaacattagttatataattcaaGTTAGATATTTTGAAGCGAATTTTTATTTCCcttcaacttcgagttatcCCGATTcgactgtatataataaataaataaataaaccggaCTTGAATATGATACtttaatatgatacaaaacttttatttttagttttctatcACGGTAGTCAGAATGCCACGGATAATtactaagtattaaatattactataactattaagtattaatcaaatttttttatttagacctCTCTGCAATTTACCCGCAATTCAACTGCTGTTTACCCGCTATTTACCTACGACTCAACTGCAATTTACCagccagtaaaaaaaaaaaaaaaacggttttttttaagaccaactcaattatatttataatttttatttttttgtatttaatattagtttttatcaaGTTTTTTTTCAGCAATGATTTTTTAGAATGGCACTGATGGATCACACCTACGTCATCCCCGCAAATCAAGAAGAAGTTGGTGTCCCAAACATCCACCTTCTGGATCACACCTACGTCCAACAATTGCCTGTGGTTCAGATTCAAGCACAACAAGAAGAAAATGGAGAAGAAGCACAAGCACAAGACAAAGAAGTGGAAGAAGCACCAGCGCAAGATGAAGAGGAAGAAGAAGCACCAGCACAAAATGAATATGAAGAAGAAGCTGCACCAAGGGACATATAGGATAATTCCCGGCATTCGACTCAACTCGAAATTTTATGTGGACAATtttggatataaatattatcaaaaaaaagtaCTCATCAATCGAATAACTTGATATGTGAGCTAGAAAAAAAAGTCAACCGTCGTATATGTCATGGTACAGCATCCATCAGTAGAAATGAGATGGACAACCACATCTTGATTGTAAACCCACACAATCATGAGCCCGGAGACATTGATTTAAATGTACCATTCCTGAGGAATGCTCTCGGTGAGAGAGCTGTTGATCGGACTATCACAACTCAATCAATTCGACGTCTATATAATAGCGAAATAATTAGGTAAGTTAGTTGACTTAAATATAGgggtaaaatacaaatatatacattttgctaattatatgataattttttttatacttttggcAGGCATCCCGAAGCTGCCATTCGCTATACATTCCTCCAATCACAATCAAGGGCAAAAGGGACGAGACAGTCAAGGCGCCCACGGTTACCTAAGGACATGCACGACCTTTCAGAAATGTTGAAAGACCCCCGGAATGCAAATTATGCTTCCACATTTCAAATTCCTGCAACTGCATTTTTCAATCAAGAATTGATTGTAAATGGAGTAAGTATTGGaattatttttgcaaatatttCTGCAATTGAAAGGTATCGTGAACAGTTGGCTACAGTAGAGATGGTTGGAATAGACGGTACATATAAGACGCGTCCTCAAGTGTCAGGAGACTTGCGATATTTCTTGACATTTCAAATACTCTACAAAAGTGTAGTAAGCAATTTCTTCAGTGATATTCGTTATTACTGTTGTCAGCAATATAAtggtctaaatatttttttcttttacaatttaGGCATTTCCAATGGTCTATGTCCTTTTGGGAAGTGAGACAGAAGATATATACTCTGCGTTATTCGCCGTGATACGCAATATTCTACCATTAAATTATGATAGAATACTGTTTGTTACTGATTATGAGCGTGACTTGAcaactcgattttttttttattcccctagaaacattagttatataattcaaGTTAGATATTTTGAAGCGAATTTTTATTTCCcttcaacttcgagttatcCCGATTcgactgtatataataaataaataaataaaccggaCTTGAATATGATACtttaatatgatacaaaacttttatttttagttttctatcACGGTAGTCAGAATGCCACGGATAATtactaagtattaaatattactataactattaagtattaatcaaatttttttatttagacctCTCTGCAATTTACCCGCAATTCAACTGCTGTTTACCCGCTATTTACCTACGACTCAACTGCAATTTACCagccagtaaaaaaaaaaaaaaaaacggttttttttaagaccaactcaattatatttataatttttatttttttgtatttaatattagtttttatcaaGTTTTTTTTCAGCAATGATTTTTTAGAATGGCACTGATGGATCACACCTACGTCATCCCCGCAAATCAAGAAGAAGTTGGTGTCCCAAACATCCACCTTCTGGATCACACCTACGTCCAACAATTGCCTGTGGTTCAGATTCAAGCACAACAAGAAGAAAATGGAGAAGAAGCACAAGCAAAAGACAAAGAAGTGGAAGAAGCACCAGCGCAAGATGAAGAGGATGAAGAAGCACCAGCACAAAATGAATATGAAGAAGAAGCTGCACCAAGGGACATATAGGATAATTCCCGGCATTCGACTCAACTCGAAATTTTATGTGGACAATtttggatataaatattatcaaaaaaaagtaCTCATCAATCGAATAACTTGATATGTGAGCTAGAAAAAAAAGTCAACCGTCGTATATGTCATGGTACAGCATCCATCAGTAGAAATGAGATGGACAACCACATCTTGATTGTAAACCCACACAATCATGAGCCCGGAGACATTGATTTAAATGTACCATTCCTGAGGAATGCTCTCGGTGAGAGAGCTGTTGATCGGACTATCACAACTCAATCAATTCGACGTCTATATAATAGCGAAATAATTAGGTAAGTTAGTTGACTTAAATATAGgggtaaaatacaaatatatacattttgctaattatatgataattttttttatacttttggcAGGCATCCCGAAGCTGCCATTCGCTATACATTCCTCCAATCACAATCAAGGGCAAAAGGGACGAGACAGTCAAGGCGCCCACGGTTACCTAAGGACATGCACGACCTTTCAGAAATGTTGAAAGACCCCCGGAATGCAAATTATGCTTCCACATTTCAAATTCCTGCAACTGCATTTTTCAATCAAGAATTGATTGTAAATGGAGTAAGTATTGGaattatttttgcaaatatttCTGCAATTGAAAGGTATCGTGAACAGTTGGCTACAGTAGAGATGGTTGGAATAGACGGTACATATAAGACGCGTCCTCAAGTGTCAGGAGACTTGCGATATTTCTTGACATTTCAAATACTCTACAAAAGTGTAGTAAGCAATTTCTTCAGTGATATTCGTTATTACTGTTGTCAGCAATATAAtggtctaaatatttttttcttttacaatttaGGCATTTCCAATGGTCTATGTCCTTTTGGGAAGTGAGACAGAAGATATATACTCTGCGTTATTCGCCGTGATACGCAATATTCTACCATTAAATTATGATAGAATACTGTTTGTTACTGATTATGAGCGTGACTTGAcaactcgattttttttttattcccctagaaacattagttatataattcaaGTTAGATATTTTGAAGCGAATTTTTATTTCCcttcaacttcgagttatcCCGATTcgactgtatataataaataaataaataaaccggaCTTGAATATGATACtttaatatgatacaaaacttttatttttagttttctatcACGGTAGTCAGAATGCCACGGATAATtactaagtattaaatattactataactattaagtattaatcaaatttttttatttagacctCTCTGCAATTTACCCGCAATTCAACTGCTGTTTACCCGCTATTTACCTACGACTCAACTGCAATTTACCagccagtaaaaaaaaaaaaaaaacggtttttttttaagaccaactcaattatatttataatttttatttttttgtatttaatattagtttttatcaaGTTTTTTTTCAGCAATGATTTTTTAGAATGGCACTGATGGATCACACCTACGTCATCCCCGCAAATCAAGAAGAAGTTGGTGTCCCAAACATCCACCTTCTGGATCACACCTACGTCCAACAATTGCCTGTGGTTCAGATTCAAGCACAACAAGAAGAAAATGGAGAAGAAGCACAAGCACATGATGAAGAAGCACAAGCACAAGACGAAGATGTGGAAGAAGCACCAGCGCAAGATGAAGAGGAAGAAGAAGCACCAGCACAAAATGAATATGAAGAAGAAGCTGCACCAAGGGACATATAGGATAATTCCCGGCATTCGACT encodes the following:
- the LOC132925060 gene encoding LOW QUALITY PROTEIN: uncharacterized protein LOC132925060 (The sequence of the model RefSeq protein was modified relative to this genomic sequence to represent the inferred CDS: inserted 1 base in 1 codon), coding for MEKKHKHKTKKWKKHQRKMKRKKKHQHKMNMKKKLHQGTYRIIPGIRLNSKFYVDNFGYKYYQKKVLINRITXICELEKKVNRRICHGTASISRNEMDNHILIVNPHNHEPGDIDLNVPFLRNALGERAVDRTITTQSIRRLYNSEIIRHPEAAIRYTFLQSQSRAKGTRQSRRPRLPKDMHDLSEMLKDPRNANYASTFQIPATAFFNQELIVNGVSIGIIFANISAIERYREQLATVEMVGIDGTYKTRPQVSGDLRYFLTFQILYKSVNGTDGSHLRHPRKSRRSWCPKHPPSGSHLRPTIACGSDSSTTRRKWRRSTSKRQRSGRSTSAR